Sequence from the Prunus persica cultivar Lovell chromosome G5, Prunus_persica_NCBIv2, whole genome shotgun sequence genome:
gtTATCTCTAGTTCTGACGTGATCATAAATTAATAATGGAGTGCATCACGCGGTTATCTAGTAGTTGGGGCTCCCCAAGATTTTTCACATGCATTTTGTGGTTGTGCCTACCATATATATTGTGGGGACGGCATGAAAGAAATGATTCAAAGAATCATGACCACACGTTCTAAAAGAATCAATCAGATCATCGGTCCAAATTCACATTTTgaaaagataaatattttatgttgctgACAAATAAGCGGCTCTTCAAACCATTGTACTCTAGTGTTACAAGACAAAGCAGTCCTAGCAAGTCTATGTTCCTaataccttttctttttatttgttgattAATAAATTTCTCTCGTATCGTCAGAGTTTTATATCAATCGAATTTCTTAATTCACTTATATCAATGGATCACTTATACAATGTTATCTTTCGTCAACAAATTATTGGTTTGGATGAGTGtgatattaatattgagtgcTTATCTTTTAATTAGTTATGGTTACCAATTTGTGCATGCACTCTGCCATAAACTAACGAACAAAAGGAACAATGTAACTATACATTGATGTTGATTTTATTCCCAAATATGTTAACTAAAGAACTTAAATTTATGACGTGGCTATTTGTCGCATTGagtcaaaaaggaaaaggagatgTTTGCTACTTTGCTTGTTGTTGTATTCCCCCCTTGAACAAACTTTTTTTGGGCCGCCTCCAAATGTTGAATCACCATTCTGTTGAGGACCAAAAAGGAGCCTTTGCATTAATTTTTCTAACTAAATTTTAGTTAAAGTTGTTAGGatggctctttttttttatttaaattttctgCAGATTAGAATCGATGGCACACTTTTGTTACTATTATGGCTCCTATTATTCTCTCGGATCAAAACAAATGAGATACTTGGTGAATTATTTGAAATATTGGTGTTGAAGTCTGAATCTTTTCGGCCAACTAGATCGGCTTCTTTCGTCATTCAAACCACTCGTGTGGGCTTAAAAGTCTATTTTTAGGCCCaactaattttctttcttcaattgTCGTCATTTAGAAGTTTCACTCGTTTTAGGCCCATGAATGAAATATCTAAGtccaaacttttttgaaccattggattaatatccaacggtgggtgaccacaatctcttggactcctgtggtccaagagatcgagactataatatatatacacttcAAGTGGTCTGATGAAATACGTATATTGACTCGTTCTACGCTCTTACGAAACAAGCATCATATGAGCTATATTACACATATaccatataaaaataataaagggGATTTCAACATTATTCGGAGGGTGACATTTTGCTGGCTAACAAGGACTTCACGCTTTaatctacatatatatatcaatttcTTATATCTCTGGCTAGTTGTGGTTCTaatcataatttaattatggAGGGTATATCACGCGGTTATGATCTAGTAGTTAGGGCTCCTCAGTACTTGTCACATTGTGTGGTCTTGCCTACCACTTTGGGAACAGCATGGGCAAATTTCATAGAATCGTTGATGATgtagaaattacaaattaaattgATAGGATATAAACTAATTGAGTCTTTAAGCATTCCGAATAATTACATTAAACATTATACAAGATGAGGAAGGAAGACGAGGGCAACTTTCACCaattgtttttactttaacTAATTTATCCTAGTAATATGgaaagaattgcaaaaacGTCTTTCGAGTTAAAACCTCACACTGGAATGGGTGCATTCGTCCTAACCAACCAAGGTATTAGATTTAAGTGGTTAAGTTAGGGAGAATAATCTTGAACTTAGTAGTGGCCATGCCGGTCTAATACACAAAATGATTAATGGATCTTCATTACCTCAAGTCAAATAAAAACTCCTATCAAATTCTGATTTCCATAGGATGATCATTGTCTTTAAGAGATAGTTAACGCAAGCCAAGATGAGTATAGACTGAtaatcaaaagatgaaatacTTCCTTTTTGTACGGCCAACGAGAAGAGGaaatgagaaatgagaatCAATTCCTATTCCTTGATAAAGTGGTCATGTATTACTTATGGAACACTATAAGTACAAAATTGGCCAAAAAAAGACTCAGTTGATTTCATTCTAGGATCTGCACACTAGAAGAATATAGtatatacatgcatatatACGTATCTGAGACAGCTCTAATTGAGTCATATTTGATGTCTAATTAAGCCATGAACAGTGACAAGGGCCATGATAAAGGAGTGATCAACATGAGGCTCCACCACCACAGTGAACACATCATCTCCCAATACAACTCCTGAACTTGACTGCTTTCTCTTTGTCTCTGCTACAACTCCTCCATTGCTATCTGTTATTCTGAATTCTGATGATTTACCACTCAAACCCTCTAGCCGGTAAGAGCTGCCATCAGATCTCATTGTTACTTTATAAGCAAACCCTTTCTTTCCAGGAATTGATCTGCAACTTTTTCTCAGTTGAAACAATGCCTTATTGGCACCATTGTTTTTATACCCCTTCCAACTTGGAAAAAAGCACATTTTCTTCTCACACACAGTGAAGAGAAGTTTCCCACGGAGATCCATGAGATAAACTTCGTTGCTGTGCTTGGCGTCGTAGTTATCGATTCGATAAACGATCTCTCCATTTTGGTCAAACGCAGTGCATCCTTTTCCTTGCATCACAAGCGATTTCATCCATATTGTGaatgtttctctctttgaGGTCATGTACTTGTTATTAGAACATGAGGAAGTGCTAGCAGTAGAAGCATCATCAGTCTTGGATATTGAAAGAGGATGAACCTTGGCCATTTGGGAGCAAATTAGAGATGAAAGAACTTTAGTCTTTGGTTTGTGAAAGAAGATACTTGGTGTGTGATGATGAGAGTACTTCAATCaagtttgtaatttatactCCCTCAAAatgagattataattaatGCAgcctaattaaatattagtttCTTAATCCAAGAACTCCACGTTTAATTTGTGCATACCATTATGTAATTGCATAAAATAATGAGAAGCATATGGGATATGTGCCTAGAAAttgtatataaattttaattttaattgggttttttttaatcaaaatgttaTAATTTTGGTTTGACAAACATTAGTTTTAAGAGCTTCttatatattattgaaattATCTTGGACATTTTTTGACTTCTTCTAGGCTCTCACGAGTATTATATGAAATATGCAATAGATTAATTTACAAAGGGGATTTTAACATTATTCGGATGCTGATCTTGATGGCACATGGCCAGCTAACAAGGACTCGCcgttttctgtacatatttttatgttttgcaaattaatttatataatttatgggTTGTTGTTCGTTTGTTGTGATTttatcttaattttctattaatttgAGGCCCCTTAAACTGTCACATTGCGTGGGTTCTGCCACGTGGAGGcgacataattaattaacaaattcCTATATATAACAgggcaaaaaataataataataataataaattggtATGCTTAGCTGGAATAGATTAAAGGAAGAAGAGATGACCTCAGAAAAACATGGAGGGAACATGTTTGTGTTGTCGCGCAAAAagtctaaaagaaaaaaaaaaaaaaaaggaatggaCAAATGAGAAGCATATGTAGCTAGAAAGATCTTTATTAGGTCTCTAAAGTAGCTAGAACATCACGTTAAATCAATTCTAGATGGCAAGTTTAACAATGCATTGTTGAGCTCAAATTTAAAAGCAATACCATATGAACTCGAGATTCTATGTTCAAATTCTCCCAGTAATATTTTTATCAATTGTTAAGTACATATATAGCAATTTACATTATGAAAGGATGGAAAGTATTAAACTTTACTGCTATGTATATGCAATATCATGTAAATGGAAAATTCATAATAACTGCATATACCCTCTCTCTACGTACAAATAATTTGAGATACAtacatcaccaataacatatatatgacAAAAATATGGAAGGTGTGGAGATTTGATTCCTAATAGTacaattaaaactaaaaagatattaaaaaatagaaagaaaaaaaagtataaggAATATCGCAAAATGATTGGCCATGAACAATTATAGGCAAGGTATCCGTACAAAATAATGTGCTAAATGAAACACCTACATGCGTCTTTTTGGTACTTCTAAGAAGCACACCAAGTAGAAATTTGCAGCTTTTCTTGGACTTGAAATTCTAAACTATATACGTACAttgaacaattatatatatatatatagatatagctTTGTCTTTATTCAATCTTTCCAGATAATGAAATGAtgcttacaaataaattatatgtCAAGTGAAGTTGAAGTTCATTTTGTATTGTGCACTTGGGGCATGcattattatgattataattGCTCAATGTCTCTGAAGAATCAATTGGAATTCTCtgttgaaaattattaaacgCCGGGCTCTCATTGGCCCTCTCTCTAATTCCATGGCTCTTGCTTGCTCGACGATCTTGATGTATATAGAGAGCTAGCTATAGAATAATCCTTCTAGAAAGAGTTTTTATATACAGTTGCTCGATGCTCCCAAAAGGTAAACAAAGAAGTCGGTGGTGGCATTACATTAAAAAAGTAGCTAATTAACACTTAAGTAACAGCTTACCTAATCAATAATTCAGACTAATATATATAGCGTATTTCttaaggaagttgaggtttcaCTCTAAAATGAATTGGCAGTATGAGGAGTAactcaactccttataaactcATGCTAAGTCTCTCAACAGTTTTGAAAATGAATGATCAGATATATACAATGTTAGACATCCATTAATCCCGAAAACTTACGCCTTGAGACAAATATATAGgtgggagagaaaaagaggaaaattcaGGGCCTATTGCAAAGAAGGCTTTGAAATATACTAGACAATCACTAACCCAAAAAGTTGATGTTGTCAAAAAATGAGCCAACAAGATATCCAACTTACATATTAAGCAATGAGCCTACTATATATTTGGCTCTGTTGGTGTTTATATATGCTTT
This genomic interval carries:
- the LOC18776676 gene encoding protein LURP-one-related 2, with translation MAKVHPLSISKTDDASTASTSSCSNNKYMTSKRETFTIWMKSLVMQGKGCTAFDQNGEIVYRIDNYDAKHSNEVYLMDLRGKLLFTVCEKKMCFFPSWKGYKNNGANKALFQLRKSCRSIPGKKGFAYKVTMRSDGSSYRLEGLSGKSSEFRITDSNGGVVAETKRKQSSSGVVLGDDVFTVVVEPHVDHSFIMALVTVHGLIRHQI